The Rhodothermales bacterium genomic interval CCGTCGACGTGCTCCTCATCGATAAGCAAAATTTCCACACGTTCCAGCCGCTCCTCTACCAGGTCGCCACGGCGGGGCTTGAGGCCGAGGAGATTGCCCATGCCGTTCGCGGGATGTTCCACGGGCAGCGCAACTTCGCCTTCCGGATGGATACCGTGGCTGGCATCGATATGCTGCGGAAACGGGTTTTGTTCGAGGATGAGGCCGAGATTTCCTACGACTTTCTGGTGCTGGCGGCCGGTGCGGTAACCAACTACTTTGGAGTCGAGGGGGCGGAATCAAACGGTTTTTCGCTGAAGAGCCTGCCCGAAGCCATCCGCCTGCGGTCCCACATCATCGGGATGTTTGAACGCGCGAGTGAGCATCCCGAGTTGATCGACGATGGGGCGCTGTCGCTTGTCGTGGTGGGTGGCGGCCCTACGGGCGTGGAGATGGCCGGCGCGTTATACGAGCTGGCCTGCAAGGTGCTCGCGCGCGATTTCCCCGCCCTGGCGATGCAACGGGTGTCGATTCGATTGATCGAGGCGCTGGATCGTCTCCTTACCCCGTTCCATCCCGATTCACAGGCGCATGCGCTCAAAGCGCTGCGGAAGCGCGGGGTGGACGTGATGCTGGATCGGCAAGTGGTCCGCGTCACAAAGACCCGCGTTTATCTGAGCGATGGCGCGGAGCTGCAGGCCCACACGCTGATCTGGGCCGCAGGCGTCCAGGCCAATCCGCTCGCCGGCGCCCTTGGACTGGAGCGCGTGCGTGGTGGCCGGCTCGCGGTCGCGCCCGATCTCAGCCTGCCCGGGTACCCCGAGGTATTCGCCATAGGAGACGTGGCCGGTAGTAAAGATGAAACGGGAACGCTGCACCCCCAGCTGGCGCCCGTTGCCATGCAGGGCGCGCATCACGTGGCGCGTACCATCCGGGCGCGGCTAGAGGGTAAAGCCTCCTCACCGTTTGTGTATACCGACCGGGGTATCATGGCGACAATCGGGCGGAATACGGCCGTGGCAGAGTTGTGGGGAGGGATCCGAACCCGTGGATTTGTGGCGTGGGTGATGTGGCTCGTGCTCCACCTGATGCAACTGGTCGGGTTCCGCAACAAGCTCCAGGTGCTCATCAACTGGGCCTGGAACTACGCCACATACGACCGGAGTGCGCGGCTGATTCTGCCCATCGGCGAGAAGCGGGAGTAGGGAGTATGGGAGTGTGTTGGATTGTAGCCTATTAGCCACCCCCCCACTCCCACACTCCCATCCCGACTTACTTCATCAGCAGCATCTGCCGGATCTGGCTGAAGGAGCCGGCTTCGATCTTGTAGAAGTAGGCGCCGCTGGGCAGGTTGTGTGCCTGGAACTGGACCTCGTGCGTGCCGGCGGCGAGGGCGCCGTCGACGAGCACGGCCACTTCACGTCCGAGGAGGTCGTACACCGCGAGGCGGGTATTGGCCTGCTCGGGGAGCCCGAAGACGATGGCGGTCGTCGGGTTGAAGGGGTTCGGGTAGTTCTGGGTGAGAGAGAACTCGGTGGGCAGGTCGGCCGCGAGGCGTTCCA includes:
- a CDS encoding NAD(P)/FAD-dependent oxidoreductase, producing MPLPSPPIPRIVIVGAGFGGITLARALRKAPVDVLLIDKQNFHTFQPLLYQVATAGLEAEEIAHAVRGMFHGQRNFAFRMDTVAGIDMLRKRVLFEDEAEISYDFLVLAAGAVTNYFGVEGAESNGFSLKSLPEAIRLRSHIIGMFERASEHPELIDDGALSLVVVGGGPTGVEMAGALYELACKVLARDFPALAMQRVSIRLIEALDRLLTPFHPDSQAHALKALRKRGVDVMLDRQVVRVTKTRVYLSDGAELQAHTLIWAAGVQANPLAGALGLERVRGGRLAVAPDLSLPGYPEVFAIGDVAGSKDETGTLHPQLAPVAMQGAHHVARTIRARLEGKASSPFVYTDRGIMATIGRNTAVAELWGGIRTRGFVAWVMWLVLHLMQLVGFRNKLQVLINWAWNYATYDRSARLILPIGEKRE